One genomic region from Candidatus Cybelea sp. encodes:
- a CDS encoding glycosyltransferase family 2 protein, whose translation MIPTYRAHGTICEVVRGVLPYVDKVIVVDDACPESSSEAVHQAFREHPSVYLLARGKNGGVGAATKAGIEKALELDVDVIVKIDSDGQMDPSYIPAIVELFNCEPNLAYVKGNRFFDPGVVSRMPAIRLLGNSCLSLMAKFASGYWNVLDPTNGYLAFSTDLLSAVNWRHFDDRYFFEMSVLCQFGLKRAQIAEMEMQTIYGQESSSLSISRALLSFPPRLAWLFMRRLLLQYYLFDINIGSLYILLGLLLTGFGTAFAAFEWLQSITTGIPRTTGTVMLAVLPFLMGFQLLLNALLYDVQFAARSTRELIARKRRARRAVPD comes from the coding sequence GTGATCCCTACCTATCGTGCCCATGGAACGATCTGCGAGGTGGTAAGGGGCGTTCTTCCGTATGTGGACAAGGTTATTGTCGTAGACGATGCTTGCCCCGAAAGCTCGAGCGAGGCAGTGCACCAAGCCTTCCGGGAACACCCATCTGTTTATTTGCTTGCGCGCGGGAAAAACGGGGGTGTCGGTGCCGCGACGAAGGCCGGCATCGAAAAGGCTTTAGAGCTTGACGTCGACGTGATCGTGAAAATCGATTCAGACGGGCAAATGGATCCGAGCTACATTCCGGCTATCGTCGAACTCTTTAATTGCGAACCGAACCTTGCGTACGTGAAAGGGAACCGCTTCTTCGACCCGGGGGTCGTGTCGAGGATGCCCGCCATCCGGCTATTGGGAAACTCGTGCCTGTCGCTGATGGCTAAGTTTGCATCCGGCTACTGGAACGTCTTGGATCCAACTAACGGATATTTGGCCTTTTCGACCGATCTGCTGTCGGCCGTCAATTGGCGGCACTTCGACGACCGCTATTTCTTCGAAATGTCGGTCCTTTGTCAGTTCGGTCTTAAACGCGCCCAAATTGCCGAAATGGAAATGCAGACGATCTACGGCCAAGAGTCAAGCTCGCTCTCGATATCGCGCGCACTTTTAAGTTTTCCTCCACGACTAGCTTGGCTGTTTATGCGCCGTTTGCTCCTGCAATATTATCTTTTCGATATTAACATCGGTTCGCTCTACATTTTGCTCGGACTGCTCTTGACCGGCTTCGGCACCGCCTTCGCCGCGTTCGAATGGCTGCAAAGCATCACGACGGGGATTCCGCGCACAACTGGGACCGTGATGCTGGCAGTGCTACCCTTTTTGATGGGGTTTCAACTCCTGCTAAATGCATTGCTTTATGACGTCCAGTTTGCAGCGCGCTCGACCCGAGAGCTTATCGCGCGAAAGCGGCGCGCTCGACGAGCGGTTCCGGACTAG